One genomic window of Tenacibaculum tangerinum includes the following:
- a CDS encoding metal-dependent hydrolase family protein, with translation MKNNFFLILILLISTITFGQKTYLHCGKLIDTEKGIIVQQKTVIVKGNKIVDVLNGYVSPENSNDQIIDLKTKVVMPGLIDMHVHIESQHSPKSRVEKYILNEADRAYNSVSFAEVTLLSGFTTVRDLGGTGVNISLAKAIKAGKIKGPRVFTAGKSLATTGGHADPTNGSSRELIGNPGPKEGVVNSVEDAKKAVRQRYKNGADCIKITATGGVLSVAKSGDNPQFTIEEVKAICETAKDYGMHVAAHAHGDEGMKRAIIGGVKTIEHGTYMSDATMELMKKYDVYLVPTITAGKEVAEKAKVEGFYPEIVVPKALTVGPQIQGTFGKAYKKGVKIAFGTDAGVFEHGKNGKEFGYMVEAGMPAMEAIQSATITNAALLGMKEELGQVKKGFLADIIAVNDDPIQNINTMEKVVFVMQNGKIVKEY, from the coding sequence ATGAAAAACAACTTTTTTTTAATTCTGATTCTACTAATTTCTACAATCACATTCGGTCAAAAGACGTACTTACATTGCGGAAAATTAATTGATACTGAAAAAGGAATAATAGTGCAGCAAAAAACGGTCATTGTTAAGGGAAATAAGATAGTTGATGTTTTAAACGGATATGTAAGTCCTGAAAATTCAAATGATCAGATAATCGATTTAAAAACAAAGGTAGTTATGCCTGGGTTGATTGATATGCATGTGCATATTGAAAGTCAGCATAGTCCGAAATCTAGAGTAGAAAAATACATATTGAATGAGGCTGATAGGGCTTATAATTCTGTAAGTTTTGCAGAGGTCACTTTGCTCAGTGGTTTTACTACAGTGAGAGATTTGGGCGGAACAGGTGTTAATATTTCGTTGGCAAAAGCAATCAAAGCAGGAAAAATTAAAGGACCTAGAGTGTTTACCGCTGGAAAGTCATTAGCAACCACTGGCGGGCATGCAGACCCGACGAATGGAAGTAGTAGAGAGTTGATAGGTAATCCTGGTCCGAAAGAAGGAGTCGTAAACTCGGTAGAAGATGCAAAAAAAGCAGTAAGACAACGTTATAAGAATGGTGCAGATTGTATTAAAATCACTGCTACTGGCGGTGTGTTGAGTGTTGCGAAGAGTGGAGACAATCCGCAATTTACTATCGAAGAAGTAAAGGCAATTTGCGAAACAGCAAAAGATTATGGAATGCATGTCGCTGCTCATGCTCATGGAGATGAAGGAATGAAGCGTGCCATCATTGGAGGGGTAAAAACGATTGAACACGGAACGTATATGAGTGATGCTACCATGGAATTGATGAAAAAGTACGATGTGTACTTAGTTCCAACAATTACAGCAGGTAAAGAAGTGGCAGAAAAAGCAAAAGTAGAAGGTTTTTATCCTGAAATAGTCGTGCCTAAAGCATTAACTGTTGGACCACAAATACAAGGTACGTTTGGTAAGGCATATAAGAAAGGGGTGAAAATAGCTTTCGGAACGGATGCGGGAGTTTTTGAGCATGGAAAAAATGGAAAGGAGTTTGGATATATGGTAGAAGCAGGCATGCCAGCTATGGAAGCTATACAGTCTGCTACCATCACCAATGCAGCCTTATTGGGCATGAAAGAAGAACTAGGTCAGGTTAAAAAAGGTTTTTTAGCCGATATAATTGCGGTTAATGACGATCCAATACAAAACATTAATACTATGGAGAAAGTGGTTTTTGTAATGCAAAATGGAAAAATTGTCAAAGAATATTGA
- a CDS encoding Crp/Fnr family transcriptional regulator, whose protein sequence is MNVEQVLKKFPYFSTELQQEIASHAILKEVPAGLEIVREGQYIKIIPIVLDGVVRVFSRNEDKELLLYYIRPNESCILSFLKGIENEPSKVYSSIEEDTRALLLPIEKVREWTNKYPEINILFYKEFGIRYNELVGTINQVVFEKIDSRLLDYLRKKTETTGKNPIKISHRQIASELGTAREVITRIIKKLEQEGKIKKDKSYVELL, encoded by the coding sequence ATGAACGTTGAACAAGTACTTAAAAAATTCCCTTATTTTTCAACTGAATTGCAACAAGAAATAGCGTCTCATGCTATTTTAAAGGAAGTGCCTGCAGGTTTAGAAATTGTTAGAGAGGGTCAGTATATCAAGATAATTCCTATAGTATTAGATGGTGTAGTAAGAGTGTTTTCAAGAAATGAAGATAAAGAACTCCTTTTATATTATATAAGACCTAACGAAAGCTGTATACTGTCTTTCTTAAAAGGGATAGAAAATGAGCCAAGTAAAGTATATTCATCTATTGAAGAAGATACAAGGGCATTGTTACTACCCATAGAAAAAGTTAGGGAATGGACGAATAAATACCCTGAAATAAACATATTGTTTTATAAAGAGTTCGGAATTAGATATAACGAATTAGTTGGTACTATTAATCAAGTTGTTTTTGAAAAAATCGATTCACGTTTGCTAGATTATTTAAGAAAGAAAACAGAAACAACAGGTAAAAACCCAATAAAAATATCTCACAGACAGATTGCCAGCGAATTAGGAACAGCAAGAGAAGTAATTACTAGAATTATAAAAAAACTAGAACAAGAAGGAAAGATTAAGAAAGATAAATCTTATGTAGAGCTGTTGTGA
- a CDS encoding glutaminyl-peptide cyclotransferase, producing MRFYKLLTLGLATVLVTSCSETNYKFKLNTTKKTTLGEKAAIKFEQLKGEQIDSVQLYVNAKRVNKNETSVTINTTDFGVGKHAVTAIAFYPNKSKKLNNSIEVLAQQAPEVYSYKIVNTFPHDKGAYTQGLEYKNGYLYETTGRRGQSSLRKVDVKTGEVLQKVDLDKKYFGEGMTIFNNQIYWLTWKARKGFIYDFESFKQLGSFEYNNSNEGWGLTHNDAELIKTDGTNKVWFLDPTTKKEKRAIQVYTNKYAIGNLNEIELINGKIYANKWQQNSIVIINPETGVVEGVADLSGLRDIVAKGQNLEPQDEVLNGIAYDAENNRLFVTGKHWGKLFEIQLIKQ from the coding sequence ATGCGTTTTTATAAACTTTTAACTCTTGGATTAGCTACGGTACTTGTAACCTCTTGTAGCGAAACAAATTACAAATTCAAATTAAACACTACTAAAAAAACCACTTTGGGTGAAAAAGCCGCCATAAAATTTGAACAGCTTAAAGGCGAGCAAATAGATTCTGTACAACTATATGTAAATGCAAAGCGTGTAAACAAAAACGAAACAAGTGTTACGATAAATACGACAGATTTTGGCGTTGGAAAACATGCAGTTACTGCCATTGCCTTTTATCCTAATAAATCTAAAAAATTAAATAATTCTATCGAAGTTTTAGCCCAGCAAGCGCCTGAGGTGTATTCGTATAAAATTGTAAATACATTTCCCCACGACAAAGGTGCTTATACACAAGGTTTAGAATATAAAAATGGGTATTTATACGAAACTACCGGTCGTAGAGGACAATCTTCTTTGCGAAAAGTAGATGTAAAAACAGGTGAAGTACTACAAAAAGTAGACCTTGACAAAAAGTATTTTGGAGAGGGAATGACTATTTTTAACAATCAAATTTATTGGTTAACCTGGAAAGCACGTAAAGGTTTTATTTACGACTTTGAATCTTTTAAACAACTAGGTTCTTTTGAATACAACAATAGTAATGAAGGTTGGGGATTGACACATAACGATGCTGAATTGATTAAAACTGATGGAACTAACAAAGTTTGGTTTTTAGACCCCACTACCAAAAAGGAAAAAAGAGCTATTCAAGTATACACTAATAAATACGCCATTGGTAATTTGAATGAAATTGAACTTATTAATGGAAAAATTTATGCAAATAAATGGCAACAAAACTCGATAGTTATTATAAATCCTGAAACAGGAGTCGTTGAAGGGGTAGCTGATTTAAGTGGATTGAGAGATATTGTTGCGAAAGGTCAAAATTTAGAACCCCAAGACGAAGTGTTAAACGGTATTGCTTACGATGCTGAGAACAATCGCTTATTTGTTACGGGTAAACATTGGGGCAAGTTATTTGAAATACAACTAATTAAGCAATAA
- a CDS encoding type B 50S ribosomal protein L31 — protein MKKGIHPENYRMVAFKDMSNGDVFLTRSTANTKETLEVEGVEYPLIKLEISRTSHPFYTGKSKLVDTAGRIDKFKSKYAKFKK, from the coding sequence ATGAAAAAAGGTATACATCCAGAAAATTATAGAATGGTAGCGTTTAAAGATATGTCTAACGGAGATGTTTTTTTAACACGTTCAACTGCTAATACGAAAGAAACTTTAGAGGTAGAAGGCGTTGAGTATCCATTAATCAAATTAGAAATTTCAAGAACTTCACATCCTTTCTACACAGGTAAGTCTAAGTTGGTAGATACTGCAGGGCGTATTGATAAGTTCAAAAGCAAATACGCAAAATTCAAAAAGTAA
- a CDS encoding FMN-binding glutamate synthase family protein, translated as MRDTILSVVIIVNVLCGVLVYFMPQMGTYILLTIASAVTLLAIYDAFIQKKHSLMRAFPIVARLRWVFEEEREKIQQYFIEDDLNGRPINREKRSIVYQRAKEQIETLPFGTQHDVYAKGYEFVKHSIFPKDHHQIKGERVVIGSDKCSQKYNASIINISAMSFGSLSKNAIMALNQGAKMGNFAHNTGEGGISPYHLQGGDLIFQIGTGYFGAGKSVNGKRVFDAEIFKENALRSEVKMIEIKFSQGAKPGHGGILPAKKNTEEIAEIRAVEPYTRVDSPPAHDAFSNFDEMIAFIQQVRELSEGKPVGIKFCVGDNDEIETMIKTFAEANNYPDFIAVDGGEGGTGSAPLEFSNYIGTPLLEGLSFVNKMLKKYGLKEQVKIIASGKAIDAFDVVKYLALGADAIGMARSFMLSLGCIQARECNLDTCPVGVATQEKDLVKALVVEYKNVRVKNYHNKTISAVKEVVAAMGKESITEVEPKHIFRRNKAGDITSLDNIYYAEDTVLAS; from the coding sequence ATGAGAGATACTATTTTATCTGTAGTAATTATAGTGAATGTTTTGTGTGGTGTGTTGGTATACTTTATGCCCCAAATGGGAACTTATATTTTGCTAACAATAGCTTCAGCAGTAACCCTATTGGCTATTTACGATGCTTTTATTCAAAAAAAGCACTCGTTAATGCGTGCATTTCCTATAGTGGCTCGTTTACGTTGGGTATTTGAAGAAGAGCGAGAGAAAATTCAGCAGTACTTTATAGAAGATGATTTGAATGGAAGACCCATTAATCGTGAGAAAAGAAGTATTGTATATCAACGTGCAAAAGAGCAAATAGAAACGCTTCCTTTTGGTACACAGCATGATGTTTATGCTAAGGGATATGAGTTTGTAAAACACTCTATCTTTCCTAAAGATCATCATCAGATTAAAGGAGAAAGAGTAGTGATAGGTTCAGATAAATGCAGTCAAAAATACAACGCATCTATTATTAATATTTCTGCAATGTCGTTCGGATCGTTAAGCAAAAATGCTATCATGGCATTGAATCAAGGGGCGAAGATGGGGAATTTTGCGCACAATACAGGCGAAGGAGGAATATCACCTTACCATTTGCAAGGAGGAGATTTAATTTTTCAGATAGGAACAGGCTATTTTGGAGCAGGAAAAAGCGTGAATGGTAAGCGAGTTTTTGATGCTGAAATTTTTAAGGAAAATGCCCTGCGTTCTGAGGTAAAAATGATTGAAATTAAATTTTCTCAAGGAGCGAAACCCGGTCATGGAGGAATTCTCCCTGCCAAAAAAAATACTGAAGAAATTGCTGAAATTAGGGCTGTAGAACCCTATACAAGAGTAGATTCGCCACCCGCCCACGATGCTTTTTCTAATTTCGATGAAATGATAGCATTTATTCAACAAGTAAGAGAATTATCGGAAGGAAAACCCGTAGGAATCAAGTTTTGTGTCGGAGATAACGATGAAATTGAAACCATGATTAAAACATTTGCCGAAGCGAATAACTATCCTGATTTTATAGCTGTTGATGGAGGTGAAGGAGGAACAGGTTCTGCACCGTTAGAGTTTTCGAATTACATAGGTACTCCGCTATTGGAAGGATTGTCTTTTGTGAATAAGATGTTGAAAAAATACGGATTAAAAGAGCAGGTAAAGATCATCGCAAGTGGTAAAGCTATCGACGCTTTCGATGTAGTTAAATACCTAGCTTTGGGTGCTGATGCTATTGGTATGGCACGTAGTTTTATGTTGAGTTTGGGGTGTATTCAAGCACGTGAGTGTAATTTAGATACTTGTCCTGTAGGAGTAGCTACACAAGAAAAAGACTTGGTAAAAGCATTGGTAGTAGAATATAAAAATGTTCGTGTAAAGAATTATCATAATAAAACAATAAGTGCGGTTAAAGAGGTGGTTGCAGCTATGGGGAAAGAATCTATCACAGAGGTGGAGCCTAAGCATATTTTTAGAAGAAATAAAGCTGGAGACATTACCTCGTTAGATAACATTTACTACGCAGAAGATACCGTTTTAGCGAGTTAA
- a CDS encoding class I SAM-dependent methyltransferase has product METTVTINSTTYQLQRYPKTFDKSLRAWSNAELLVLKYIADKSSAHVHLFNDRFGVWNCALQEKKLTTIWTYASQQKAIEKNLKLNQFSTVIDFKTPLDDLQTVNLALVKIPKSIELFEMFLQQIHKASHENTEVVCGFMTKYFSPSFVKVAEHYFEEVTQSKAWKKARLLVLKKPKPITEYKRLMHSFLWKEKEYQQYYGVFSSNSIDIGTQFFLEHIELKANEEKILDLASGNGVIARWFSEQNPNVEVSLVDDFNLAVASSKINLQGKNADFICSDTLEGFKEASFDLVVSNPPFHFEHENNIEIALNLFEGVKKCLSPAGRFVLVANSHLNYSTQLTQLFTSVKILQQNKKFQIIECIKKR; this is encoded by the coding sequence TTGGAAACAACAGTCACCATTAATTCAACAACGTACCAGTTACAGCGATATCCTAAGACTTTTGATAAAAGTTTGCGAGCTTGGAGCAACGCTGAATTATTGGTATTAAAGTATATAGCCGATAAAAGTAGTGCGCATGTACACCTTTTTAACGACCGTTTTGGTGTGTGGAATTGTGCTTTGCAAGAAAAAAAACTCACTACTATTTGGACGTATGCAAGCCAACAGAAAGCCATTGAGAAAAACTTAAAATTAAATCAGTTTTCAACAGTAATTGATTTTAAAACACCTCTCGACGACCTGCAAACCGTAAACCTAGCGCTCGTTAAAATACCGAAGTCAATAGAATTATTTGAGATGTTTTTGCAGCAAATTCATAAGGCTTCTCACGAAAACACAGAAGTTGTCTGTGGGTTTATGACAAAGTATTTTTCTCCTTCTTTTGTAAAGGTTGCCGAGCACTATTTTGAAGAAGTCACGCAATCTAAAGCATGGAAAAAAGCGCGTTTGTTAGTTTTAAAAAAGCCTAAGCCTATTACTGAATACAAAAGATTGATGCATTCGTTTCTGTGGAAAGAAAAAGAGTATCAGCAATATTACGGAGTGTTTTCATCGAACAGTATTGATATAGGAACACAATTCTTTTTAGAACATATTGAGTTAAAAGCAAACGAAGAAAAAATACTAGATCTTGCTTCTGGAAACGGAGTAATTGCCCGATGGTTTTCTGAACAAAACCCCAATGTTGAGGTTAGCTTAGTAGATGATTTTAACTTGGCTGTTGCGTCCTCAAAAATAAATTTACAAGGAAAAAACGCAGATTTTATTTGCTCAGATACCTTAGAAGGTTTTAAAGAAGCTTCTTTTGACTTGGTAGTGTCAAATCCGCCTTTTCATTTTGAACATGAAAACAATATTGAGATAGCACTGAATCTTTTTGAAGGTGTGAAAAAATGTTTAAGTCCAGCAGGAAGATTTGTATTGGTAGCCAATTCACACTTAAATTACAGCACACAGTTAACACAGCTTTTTACTTCTGTAAAAATTCTACAACAGAACAAAAAATTTCAAATAATAGAATGTATAAAAAAACGCTAA
- a CDS encoding M28 family metallopeptidase: protein MKKLLYTFSAVVFVACGASKDTATDNETNIDDAVPYAKTITAKDLGKHLFVYASDEFEGRDTGEPGQKKAVNYLKDFYVSQGIASPLGGNDYFQEVPSEYLSNNRRGMTLKDSENVVAFIKGTEKPDEIVVLSAHLDHEGVKNGEIYNGADDDGSGTVAILEIAEAFKKAADAGKGPKRSILFLHVTGEEKGLLGSKYYTENPIFPLANTVTNLNIDMIGRVDERHKGNPNYVYLIGSDKLSTDLHNISEAINKKYTQIELDYKYNDENDPNRFYYRSDHYNFAKHNIPIIFYFNGTHADYHRPTDTPDKINYEMLENRTRLVFHTAWEIANRENRLVVDKATE from the coding sequence ATGAAAAAATTACTTTATACATTTAGCGCAGTTGTATTTGTTGCTTGCGGAGCTAGTAAGGATACGGCTACCGATAATGAGACCAACATAGATGATGCTGTACCCTACGCAAAAACGATTACCGCAAAAGATTTAGGAAAACATCTTTTTGTGTATGCCTCAGATGAATTTGAAGGAAGGGATACAGGAGAACCTGGACAAAAAAAAGCAGTAAATTATTTAAAAGATTTTTATGTAAGCCAAGGCATTGCTTCTCCATTAGGAGGCAATGATTATTTTCAAGAAGTTCCTTCTGAATATTTAAGCAACAATCGAAGAGGAATGACTTTAAAAGATTCTGAAAATGTGGTTGCTTTTATTAAAGGAACCGAAAAACCAGATGAAATCGTAGTGCTCTCTGCACATTTAGACCACGAAGGTGTTAAAAATGGAGAGATTTATAACGGAGCTGACGATGATGGCTCTGGTACAGTAGCTATCTTAGAAATTGCGGAAGCCTTTAAAAAAGCAGCAGATGCAGGTAAGGGGCCGAAACGCTCTATTTTATTTTTGCACGTTACCGGAGAAGAAAAAGGATTGTTAGGCTCTAAGTATTACACTGAAAACCCAATCTTTCCGTTAGCTAATACAGTTACTAACTTAAATATTGATATGATTGGTAGGGTTGACGAGCGTCATAAAGGAAACCCTAACTACGTGTATTTAATTGGTTCTGACAAATTGAGTACGGATTTACACAATATTTCAGAAGCAATCAATAAAAAGTACACACAAATTGAATTGGATTACAAATACAACGATGAAAATGACCCAAATCGTTTTTATTACCGTTCTGACCACTATAATTTTGCAAAGCACAATATTCCTATTATTTTTTATTTTAACGGAACACATGCCGACTATCACCGACCAACTGATACTCCTGACAAAATCAACTATGAAATGTTAGAAAATAGAACTCGCTTAGTTTTTCATACTGCTTGGGAAATTGCGAATCGCGAAAATCGTTTGGTTGTGGATAAAGCCACAGAATAA
- a CDS encoding ABC transporter ATP-binding protein, translating into MIASDINLAIEKGKFVALLGKNGIGKSTLLRTISKVQKPLTGTIKINQKKLTEYTSQELSTTLSLVLTERLPLSQLTVFELVALGRQPYTNWIDKLTPNHLKKILWALEQTDITHLKDNRFHELSDGQLQRVLIARALAQDTEIIILDEPTAHLDIHHTFKVFSLLKRLVKSTGKTIIISTHEVNLAIQLADEFILLSEKQLYTGTSQQLINQNAFEELFPKELISFNKTLEQFVIKKS; encoded by the coding sequence GTGATTGCTTCCGATATTAATTTAGCCATTGAGAAAGGAAAATTCGTTGCATTGTTGGGTAAAAACGGTATCGGAAAATCAACCTTACTTCGTACCATTTCAAAGGTTCAAAAACCACTTACGGGTACGATAAAAATCAATCAAAAAAAGCTTACTGAATACACGAGTCAAGAACTATCAACGACCTTGAGCTTGGTTCTTACAGAACGCTTACCTTTGAGTCAGCTTACTGTTTTTGAATTAGTTGCCTTAGGACGCCAACCGTACACAAACTGGATTGACAAATTGACTCCCAATCATTTAAAAAAAATTCTTTGGGCACTAGAACAAACTGATATTACACACCTAAAAGACAACCGATTTCACGAACTAAGTGACGGACAATTGCAACGTGTACTTATTGCCAGAGCATTAGCACAAGATACCGAGATTATTATTTTAGATGAGCCGACTGCACATTTAGACATTCACCATACTTTTAAGGTATTTTCGTTGTTAAAAAGATTGGTAAAAAGCACAGGAAAAACGATTATTATTTCTACTCACGAAGTAAATTTAGCCATTCAACTAGCCGATGAGTTTATCCTTTTATCTGAAAAACAACTCTATACAGGCACTTCACAACAGTTAATCAATCAAAATGCTTTCGAAGAACTTTTTCCGAAAGAATTAATTAGTTTTAACAAAACATTAGAACAATTCGTTATTAAGAAAAGTTAA
- a CDS encoding FecCD family ABC transporter permease, whose protein sequence is MSLSKTYTTYFFVLSVLLVVFLLLNISLGSVSIPLDEIFNSLVGGTVSKDSWETIILNYRLPKAITAMLVGSGLSISGLLMQTLFRNPLAGPFVLGISSGASLGVALLILGSSIFGGFFLVTMYANWALAIAASVGSFIVLSAVIIAANKVRNTMSILIIGLMFGSLTAAVISVLTFFSRAEQIQQYLFWSFGSLGNLTWQELTIFGIIYLIGVLGTLLVIKPLNSFLLGESYAKSLGINIKKSRTIILVITSILTGVITAFSGPIAFVGLAVPHIAKLIFSTSNHKILLPAVALIGAIILLICDSIAQLPTSEFTLPINAITSLFGAPVVIWLLVRKKKIYV, encoded by the coding sequence TTGAGTTTATCTAAAACATATACTACATATTTTTTTGTACTATCAGTATTGCTGGTTGTTTTTCTCCTACTTAATATTAGTTTAGGTTCCGTTTCTATTCCTTTAGACGAGATTTTCAATTCCTTAGTCGGAGGCACCGTATCGAAAGATAGTTGGGAAACGATTATCCTAAATTACAGATTGCCCAAAGCGATTACTGCCATGTTGGTGGGTTCTGGACTCTCTATAAGTGGTTTGTTAATGCAAACCTTATTTAGAAATCCGCTTGCTGGTCCTTTTGTATTAGGTATTTCTTCTGGAGCGAGTTTGGGTGTAGCGTTGCTTATTTTAGGCTCTAGCATTTTTGGTGGTTTTTTTCTGGTAACCATGTATGCGAACTGGGCATTAGCCATAGCAGCTAGTGTTGGATCTTTCATCGTTTTGTCTGCTGTGATTATTGCAGCCAATAAAGTACGTAATACTATGTCTATACTAATTATTGGACTAATGTTCGGTTCTTTAACAGCCGCAGTAATTAGTGTACTAACCTTTTTTAGTCGAGCAGAACAAATACAGCAATACCTATTTTGGAGTTTTGGTAGTTTAGGAAATTTAACTTGGCAAGAACTTACCATTTTTGGAATTATTTATTTGATAGGAGTTCTTGGAACACTTTTAGTTATAAAGCCTTTAAACAGCTTTTTGTTAGGAGAAAGTTATGCTAAAAGCTTAGGCATTAATATTAAAAAAAGCAGAACTATTATTTTAGTCATCACCAGTATTTTAACGGGGGTTATTACTGCTTTTTCTGGCCCTATCGCTTTTGTAGGTCTCGCTGTTCCGCATATTGCTAAACTGATTTTCTCGACCTCTAATCATAAAATTTTATTACCTGCCGTAGCTTTAATTGGTGCTATCATTTTATTAATTTGCGATAGCATCGCCCAATTACCCACCAGTGAATTTACCTTACCTATTAACGCTATCACATCGTTGTTTGGTGCTCCTGTTGTTATTTGGCTATTGGTACGAAAAAAGAAGATTTATGTGTAG
- a CDS encoding non-canonical purine NTP diphosphatase: MKLVFATNNLNKLAEVQKMLPSSIELLSLKDINCFDEIEETATTLEGNAKLKANYITEKFGYNCFADDTGLEVAALNGAPGVYSARYAGEPANAENNMQKLLTALDGKPHRNAQFRTAICLNLNEKQFLFDGICKGYILTAQQGEKGFGYDPIFQPEGYNKSFAEMTTEEKNKISHRGLAIQQLVAFLKSIH; this comes from the coding sequence ATGAAACTCGTTTTTGCAACCAATAATTTAAACAAGTTAGCCGAAGTACAAAAAATGCTTCCTAGTAGTATTGAGTTACTATCACTAAAAGACATCAATTGTTTTGATGAGATTGAAGAAACCGCCACTACGCTTGAAGGAAATGCTAAACTAAAAGCGAATTATATAACCGAAAAATTTGGGTATAATTGCTTTGCTGATGATACGGGCTTAGAAGTTGCCGCTTTAAACGGAGCTCCTGGTGTATACTCTGCACGATATGCTGGTGAACCTGCCAATGCAGAAAATAATATGCAAAAACTACTCACAGCGCTCGATGGCAAACCTCATCGAAATGCGCAGTTTAGAACTGCCATTTGTTTAAACTTAAATGAAAAGCAATTTTTGTTTGATGGAATTTGCAAAGGGTATATTTTAACCGCTCAACAGGGAGAAAAAGGTTTTGGATACGACCCTATTTTTCAACCCGAAGGATACAACAAATCGTTTGCTGAAATGACTACTGAGGAGAAAAACAAGATTAGCCACAGAGGATTGGCAATTCAGCAATTGGTCGCATTTTTAAAATCAATTCACTAA
- the dnaN gene encoding DNA polymerase III subunit beta, which translates to MKFIVSSSQLLKQLQVLGGVINSNNTLPILDNFLFELSENELKVSASDLETTMSSVIEVESTDTGAIAVNARLLLDTLKTFPEQPLTFKIEESSTIEIISEQGKYDMAYFGSDEFPKAVELPSPSSTEIPSHILATAISKTIFAAGNDDLRPVMSGVFFQFNSKELTFVATDAHKLVKYTRTDITADKSAEFIMPKKPLNLLKGILAGSENNVTIDYNDTNAKFTFDNVVLICRLIDGKYPNYEAVIPKENPNKLTVDRASFLNSVRRVSIFSSKTTHQIRLRMAGTELNISAEDLDYSNKADERLNCDYQGDDMQIGFNSRFLSEMLSNLNSNDVLIEMSLPNRAGILTPIDGTEEGELITMLVMPVMLNG; encoded by the coding sequence ATGAAATTTATCGTATCTAGTTCACAGTTATTAAAACAACTACAAGTTTTAGGAGGAGTTATAAATAGCAACAACACGCTACCAATTTTAGATAACTTTCTATTTGAACTATCTGAAAACGAATTGAAAGTATCTGCTTCCGATTTAGAGACCACCATGTCGTCGGTTATTGAAGTTGAAAGCACAGATACTGGAGCAATTGCCGTTAATGCTCGTTTATTACTAGATACTTTAAAGACATTTCCTGAGCAACCACTTACTTTCAAAATTGAAGAAAGCAGTACTATTGAAATCATATCTGAACAAGGAAAATATGACATGGCTTATTTTGGCAGTGACGAATTTCCTAAAGCTGTAGAATTACCTTCTCCAAGTAGCACAGAAATTCCATCGCATATTTTAGCAACGGCTATTTCTAAAACTATTTTTGCTGCTGGTAATGATGATTTACGTCCAGTTATGAGTGGGGTATTTTTTCAATTCAACTCAAAAGAATTAACTTTTGTAGCTACCGATGCTCACAAATTAGTAAAATATACGCGTACTGATATTACCGCTGATAAGTCGGCAGAGTTTATCATGCCTAAAAAGCCTCTAAATTTATTGAAAGGGATTTTAGCAGGTTCAGAAAATAATGTTACTATTGATTATAACGATACCAATGCTAAGTTTACTTTTGACAACGTAGTATTAATTTGCCGATTAATTGACGGAAAGTATCCTAATTACGAAGCAGTAATTCCAAAAGAAAACCCGAATAAATTAACGGTAGACAGGGCTTCTTTCTTAAACTCTGTTCGTCGTGTATCTATTTTCTCAAGTAAAACAACACATCAAATCCGTTTAAGAATGGCGGGTACTGAGTTGAATATTTCTGCAGAAGATTTAGATTACTCAAATAAAGCTGACGAACGATTAAATTGTGATTATCAAGGTGACGATATGCAAATTGGATTCAACTCTCGTTTTTTAAGCGAAATGTTAAGCAACCTGAATTCTAACGACGTTTTAATTGAAATGAGTTTACCTAACAGAGCAGGAATTTTAACTCCAATTGATGGAACTGAAGAAGGCGAGTTAATTACCATGCTTGTCATGCCAGTGATGTTAAACGGATAG